One genomic region from Onychostoma macrolepis isolate SWU-2019 chromosome 23, ASM1243209v1, whole genome shotgun sequence encodes:
- the LOC131532481 gene encoding hereditary hemochromatosis protein homolog isoform X2, whose amino-acid sequence MSQPSHVNIYQILFLLLSSLVALYAEYSGHHSLIIYVTFAPGHQYLPKYSSYGMLDDYRVFTYESTSDVFSHPFGQLESLSTVWRDLRDCTNFKTGYFNLFSRYANLTLGLKSPLLQLMYGCQLSHNGTSSGLYHFSVNGEYSLSMDMDSPQWYSYLPQDLDIKNILDRFDLWNHNNLIYIHRDCVPRLKKFYELSRTILDQKVRPEAVIRHKRAGTLNCVVTGFYPKDITVEWMVNGQPALDGISTGFLPNHDQTYQIQVAILLSDTTHNYSCQIMHSSLQEPMVFAWDASSSMTEEKMSLHIGFIAGLIAVFTLIVALMCFILKRVICKKNVYL is encoded by the exons ttcTTGTTGCTGTCCTCCCTGGTGGCTTTGTACGCAGAATACTCTG GGCATCACAGTTTGATCATATATGTGACGTTCGCTCCTGGACATCAATATTTACCTAAATACTCATCCTATGGGATGCTTGATGATTACAGAGTATTTACTTATGAGAGCACCTCTGATGTATTTTCACATCCCTTTGGCCAACTGGAATCTCTGTCCACTGTCTGGAGAGATCTTAGGGATTGCACAAACTTTAAAACAGGCTATTTCAACCTGTTTTCAAGATATGCAAATTTAACCTTGGGGTTGAAAA GTCCACTCTTGCAGTTAATGTATGGCTGTCAGCTGAGCCATAATGGAACGTCAAGTGGACTGTATCATTTTTCAGTCAATGGAGAGTATAGTCTTTCTATGGATATGGACAGCCCTCAATGGTACTCATACTTGCCACAAGATCTGgacattaaaaacattctaGACAGGTTTGATCTCTGGAATCACAATAATCTTATATACATTCATCGTGATTGTGTTCCTCGACTCAAGAAGTTCTATGAACTCAGTAGAACAATACTTGACCAGAAAG TTCGCCCTGAAGCTGTGATCAGGCACAAGCGTGCTGGAACACTTAACTGTGTGGTGACGGGGTTTTACCCTAAAGATATCACTGTGGAGTGGATGGTTAATGGACAGCCAGCCTTAGATGGGATATCAACAGGCTTCCTGCCAAATCATGACCAAACATACCAAATTCAGGTGGCAATTCTGTTATCTGACACTACACACAACTACTCCTGTCAAATAATGCACAGCAGTCTTCAAGAACCGATGGTCTTTGCATGGG ATGCTTCCTCAAGTATGACTGAGGAAAAAATGTCTCTGCACATTGGTTTTATTGCAGGACTTATCGCAGTGTTTACACTAATAGTAGCTCTTATGTGTTTCATATTGAAGCgtgtaatttgtaaaaaaaatgtgtatttgtaa
- the LOC131532481 gene encoding hereditary hemochromatosis protein homolog isoform X1, whose protein sequence is MSGLPTSLGNNGDKAMLFFLLFLLLSSLVALYAEYSGHHSLIIYVTFAPGHQYLPKYSSYGMLDDYRVFTYESTSDVFSHPFGQLESLSTVWRDLRDCTNFKTGYFNLFSRYANLTLGLKSPLLQLMYGCQLSHNGTSSGLYHFSVNGEYSLSMDMDSPQWYSYLPQDLDIKNILDRFDLWNHNNLIYIHRDCVPRLKKFYELSRTILDQKVRPEAVIRHKRAGTLNCVVTGFYPKDITVEWMVNGQPALDGISTGFLPNHDQTYQIQVAILLSDTTHNYSCQIMHSSLQEPMVFAWDASSSMTEEKMSLHIGFIAGLIAVFTLIVALMCFILKRVICKKNVYL, encoded by the exons ttcTTGTTGCTGTCCTCCCTGGTGGCTTTGTACGCAGAATACTCTG GGCATCACAGTTTGATCATATATGTGACGTTCGCTCCTGGACATCAATATTTACCTAAATACTCATCCTATGGGATGCTTGATGATTACAGAGTATTTACTTATGAGAGCACCTCTGATGTATTTTCACATCCCTTTGGCCAACTGGAATCTCTGTCCACTGTCTGGAGAGATCTTAGGGATTGCACAAACTTTAAAACAGGCTATTTCAACCTGTTTTCAAGATATGCAAATTTAACCTTGGGGTTGAAAA GTCCACTCTTGCAGTTAATGTATGGCTGTCAGCTGAGCCATAATGGAACGTCAAGTGGACTGTATCATTTTTCAGTCAATGGAGAGTATAGTCTTTCTATGGATATGGACAGCCCTCAATGGTACTCATACTTGCCACAAGATCTGgacattaaaaacattctaGACAGGTTTGATCTCTGGAATCACAATAATCTTATATACATTCATCGTGATTGTGTTCCTCGACTCAAGAAGTTCTATGAACTCAGTAGAACAATACTTGACCAGAAAG TTCGCCCTGAAGCTGTGATCAGGCACAAGCGTGCTGGAACACTTAACTGTGTGGTGACGGGGTTTTACCCTAAAGATATCACTGTGGAGTGGATGGTTAATGGACAGCCAGCCTTAGATGGGATATCAACAGGCTTCCTGCCAAATCATGACCAAACATACCAAATTCAGGTGGCAATTCTGTTATCTGACACTACACACAACTACTCCTGTCAAATAATGCACAGCAGTCTTCAAGAACCGATGGTCTTTGCATGGG ATGCTTCCTCAAGTATGACTGAGGAAAAAATGTCTCTGCACATTGGTTTTATTGCAGGACTTATCGCAGTGTTTACACTAATAGTAGCTCTTATGTGTTTCATATTGAAGCgtgtaatttgtaaaaaaaatgtgtatttgtaa